A part of Microcoleus sp. AS-A8 genomic DNA contains:
- a CDS encoding DUF1636 domain-containing protein, which translates to MNTQHALLVCKTCATVYVEGKPQGKSGGQELIEQLQELHSVWELRDEFKLQEVECMSACSRFCAVSFVASSKYTYLFGDLPAKESAEAILKCAKLYFENPQGYLAWAERPKPLKNGILARIPPIS; encoded by the coding sequence ATGAATACACAACATGCTTTATTGGTTTGCAAAACCTGTGCAACTGTTTATGTCGAAGGAAAGCCGCAAGGAAAAAGCGGTGGACAGGAGTTGATAGAACAGTTACAGGAACTTCACTCCGTTTGGGAACTGCGGGATGAATTTAAGCTTCAGGAAGTCGAATGTATGAGTGCTTGCAGTCGCTTTTGTGCGGTTTCGTTTGTGGCTTCCAGTAAGTACACTTATCTATTTGGCGACTTACCTGCTAAAGAAAGTGCAGAGGCTATCTTGAAGTGTGCCAAGCTGTATTTTGAGAATCCACAGGGTTATTTGGCGTGGGCGGAGCGTCCTAAACCGTTGAAAAATGGTATTCTTGCTCGGATTCCGCCTATTTCATAA